One genomic window of Candidatus Kuenenia stuttgartiensis includes the following:
- a CDS encoding glycosyltransferase family 9 protein yields the protein MEKQYTPVLKDEFGLALSGKHFKRSSFLRCLKLSIRRIFLLALARMMHVGVEPLPNLYAMKKILLVSVNQRLGNTILVTPAVSALIKALPNVQFCFVGGRHAKSILEGYAIKQIHTIKRIDTVLPHRLWRLITILRKEKYDAAIHLSTATNSLGAYITYASGTRHRIGCMRNDGNILFTSVFKHPQSRHKVDQIRECMQQIGIAAFDERKIILKPEEQLRAEDFFKLHFGDSFKKPIGIFTGGRQKKGKAWNLESFGIIAENLRTRHIPMVIFIGPEEMGNEKCIQSVIGSALYIKNATLREVAALVSKCKVIVTPDSGPMHLAVAVGTKTIALFSKPNFDRWGPREPYGKVIFDKSKTNTKEILNVLLEYYA from the coding sequence ATGGAAAAGCAATATACCCCTGTTTTAAAAGATGAATTTGGTCTCGCTTTATCCGGGAAACATTTCAAACGTTCAAGTTTTCTGCGCTGCCTGAAACTCAGTATTCGCCGTATCTTTTTACTGGCTCTTGCACGTATGATGCATGTTGGCGTTGAACCTTTGCCCAACCTGTATGCAATGAAGAAGATACTGCTTGTTTCCGTAAACCAACGTTTAGGGAATACTATCCTGGTTACCCCCGCTGTATCAGCGCTTATTAAAGCCCTGCCAAATGTGCAATTCTGTTTTGTTGGGGGGAGGCATGCAAAATCCATACTGGAGGGATATGCCATAAAACAAATTCATACTATCAAACGAATAGACACTGTGCTTCCGCATCGATTATGGCGTCTTATTACAATACTTCGAAAAGAAAAGTACGATGCAGCCATTCATCTAAGCACGGCGACTAATTCACTGGGCGCCTATATCACATATGCATCCGGAACCAGGCATCGCATCGGGTGTATGCGAAACGATGGCAATATATTGTTTACCTCTGTTTTTAAACATCCACAATCGCGTCACAAGGTAGATCAAATCCGGGAATGTATGCAACAAATAGGGATAGCAGCTTTTGATGAACGCAAAATTATACTCAAACCGGAAGAACAGCTCAGGGCAGAAGATTTCTTCAAATTGCATTTCGGAGATTCATTTAAGAAACCGATTGGCATATTTACCGGCGGCAGACAAAAAAAAGGAAAGGCATGGAATCTGGAAAGTTTTGGTATTATTGCAGAGAATCTGAGAACACGGCATATCCCCATGGTAATATTTATAGGGCCAGAAGAGATGGGAAATGAAAAATGTATACAATCGGTAATAGGATCTGCCTTATACATAAAAAATGCCACATTGCGCGAAGTAGCTGCCTTAGTATCAAAGTGTAAGGTCATAGTAACTCCTGATTCAGGCCCAATGCATCTTGCAGTTGCAGTAGGGACGAAAACTATCGCTCTTTTTTCCAAACCAAACTTTGACAGATGGGGGCCAAGAGAGCCTTATGGGAAAGTAATATTTGATAAAAGCAAAACAAACACAAAAGAGATACTAAATGTACTGCTTGAATACTATGCATAA
- a CDS encoding CbiQ family ECF transporter T component gives MNCTKHFLETLDPRAKIISLFFIVSCMALTPMSRAKDFGVYFLLILAIFLFSDISPARLLQKFHFVLFPITVLPFMLLFILFLRRAFICYFIKGSCSAVSIAKEEIWTFLCFIIKLDLSIVFIVVVSVTMSYTDFLRGVEKLYIPRALVLRMVSALYHIIQLINNSKRLLRFEMYRFIGFKHRRKLKKYIPAPFTLFDKRPDSPGKDHSVLCICAGGEMYNTAHLRFSYKDFLFMIGVIIMLVCIVSGVIYKIENIKISHSHLWQNLQI, from the coding sequence ATGAACTGTACTAAGCATTTTTTGGAAACATTAGACCCAAGGGCAAAGATCATATCCCTTTTTTTTATTGTTTCCTGCATGGCCTTAACGCCGATGAGCAGGGCGAAGGATTTTGGAGTATATTTTTTGTTAATACTTGCAATCTTTTTATTTTCCGATATTTCACCAGCCCGGTTATTGCAAAAATTTCATTTTGTCCTGTTTCCCATCACCGTATTGCCTTTTATGCTACTGTTCATTCTTTTTTTAAGAAGAGCATTTATTTGTTATTTTATCAAAGGAAGCTGTTCGGCAGTAAGTATTGCGAAAGAAGAAATATGGACTTTTTTGTGCTTTATAATCAAACTTGATTTATCTATAGTATTCATTGTTGTTGTATCAGTAACTATGTCCTATACAGATTTTTTGAGAGGAGTGGAGAAATTATATATACCACGGGCACTTGTATTACGCATGGTATCTGCTTTGTATCATATCATTCAATTAATCAATAACAGTAAGAGGCTGTTGCGGTTTGAAATGTACCGTTTTATCGGCTTTAAACACCGGAGAAAATTAAAAAAATATATCCCTGCCCCATTTACATTATTTGACAAAAGACCTGATTCTCCCGGAAAAGACCATAGTGTATTATGTATTTGTGCTGGCGGAGAAATGTACAACACGGCGCATTTGCGGTTTTCCTATAAGGATTTTTTGTTTATGATAGGCGTAATCATCATGCTGGTATGCATCGTTTCCGGAGTAATTTATAAAATAGAAAACATTAAAATATCACACTCACATTTATGGCAAAATTTACAGATATGA
- a CDS encoding HAMP domain-containing sensor histidine kinase, with the protein MFSKKEIKFFRTIGFKITLWYATSVLLIVVILGIYLYYRLYYVLNKEMCAILLDEGEDILQHFTETNLNLDALKTEIEKEVSVGKFFKISALLYDIENNSIITSVNSIEFPLKTFEKAINNAKNGNETFDTAKPKDSTDSFLLLTIPVFQDNSPKYVLQMATSLKPSYKTLKNFRDDIIVIMPGIVIITIIGGWFIAKKSLDPVGYITNAAKTITAYNLHTRLKPAHTGSELEELTDTINLMLDRLEDAFRKIIQFTSDVSHELRTPLAALKAGIEVMLAKQRTPEEYCELLENNLIEHEKIINMINDLLVLLKTDAAKQEFYDVDLKKMLCELYTAFQVITETKKIDCTISKMENITIDGDQKLLYRLFSNLLDNAIKYTSPGGNICISLKDLENEVIVSIRDSGIGISENDHNKIFDRFFRVDASRSRDTGGVGLGLSICKNIADLHKGKIEVKSTIGKGSAFLVTLPKSHFNR; encoded by the coding sequence ATGTTCTCGAAGAAAGAGATTAAATTTTTCCGAACAATTGGTTTTAAAATAACACTCTGGTACGCTACTTCAGTATTGCTAATAGTAGTCATTTTAGGAATATACTTATACTATCGTTTATACTATGTACTTAATAAAGAAATGTGTGCAATCCTTTTAGATGAAGGTGAAGATATTTTACAACATTTTACGGAAACGAATTTAAATCTGGATGCCCTGAAAACTGAAATCGAAAAAGAAGTTTCCGTCGGGAAATTTTTTAAAATATCAGCATTGTTATATGATATAGAAAATAATTCAATCATTACATCGGTAAATTCCATTGAGTTCCCTTTAAAAACTTTTGAAAAAGCAATTAACAATGCAAAAAATGGAAATGAAACATTCGATACCGCCAAACCAAAAGATTCAACCGATAGCTTCCTTCTTTTAACAATACCCGTATTCCAGGATAACAGCCCGAAATATGTTTTACAGATGGCTACCTCTCTGAAGCCATCATATAAAACATTAAAAAATTTCAGGGATGATATAATAGTGATAATGCCGGGAATTGTTATTATCACTATCATAGGAGGCTGGTTTATCGCCAAAAAAAGCCTTGATCCTGTCGGATATATTACAAACGCAGCCAAAACAATAACGGCATACAATTTACATACAAGACTTAAACCCGCACATACAGGAAGTGAGTTAGAAGAATTGACGGATACAATTAATCTTATGTTAGACCGTCTTGAAGATGCCTTCCGAAAAATTATTCAATTTACCTCTGATGTTTCCCATGAATTAAGAACGCCGCTTGCTGCTCTAAAAGCCGGAATAGAAGTAATGCTTGCAAAACAAAGAACCCCGGAAGAATATTGCGAACTGCTGGAAAATAATTTAATTGAGCATGAAAAAATAATTAACATGATAAATGATTTACTGGTTTTGCTGAAAACAGACGCGGCAAAACAAGAGTTCTATGATGTTGATCTTAAAAAAATGCTGTGTGAACTTTACACAGCGTTTCAAGTAATTACAGAAACTAAAAAAATAGACTGCACAATAAGTAAGATGGAAAATATTACAATAGATGGAGATCAAAAATTACTCTATCGTTTGTTTTCCAATCTTTTGGATAATGCGATTAAATATACTTCCCCGGGAGGCAATATTTGCATTTCTCTGAAAGATTTGGAAAATGAAGTTATTGTTTCAATCAGGGACTCCGGAATAGGGATTTCCGAAAATGACCATAACAAGATTTTTGACAGGTTTTTTCGTGTAGATGCTTCAAGGTCAAGGGATACCGGAGGGGTAGGCCTGGGATTAAGTATTTGCAAAAACATAGCAGACCTTCATAAAGGAAAAATAGAAGTAAAAAGCACAATAGGAAAAGGCAGCGCTTTTTTAGTTACCCTTCCAAAAAGTCATTTCAATCGCTAA